From the Fusobacterium ulcerans ATCC 49185 genome, the window TTTGTTTTTTATTGGAGAATTTTTATTTTAAATAGAACATTTTATAATGAAATTTTATTATTTTATTATCAAAAACCTCAAATTGACTTTTTTAAAAAGATTTTTGAATAGAAATGTATATAATATTTTTGCTTTATATATAACTTTACAACATTATTCGGTCAGTTCCCTTCATTTCATTTTTTTATTTATAATTTTTTTAAATAAAAAAAACAGCCTTGAAAAACTCAAAGCTGTTTAAATACATTTACTCTTCTCTATTTACTAAAAAGATTAAATACAATACTCCCCTTTTTAATCTTTCTTTTTTCTCCATTTTCATTTTCTAATTTACTTGTTCCTATCTCTGTTACATTAAAAAATAGATTTACAACTAATAAAGCTATTGGAAAAAATAGGTAAGGTACTACTTTTATCATATCCACACCTAAAGTTCCTGCTATAAATATTCCTGGCACACTCCATGGAACGAGAGTTATTCCTACAGTTCCAGTTGCTTCAACTATTCTTGTTATATTTTTATTTTTTAAATTAAATTTTTCAAAAAGTGGAAGAAATATAGATATTGGGAGAATAATTGCCAGTAGTTGTGCTCCTGTTACAAAACCTACTCCAAGAGAAACTAAAAATACAGCTACTGTAAGTTGTCTGGAACTTTTTATTCCTGATTGTATTTTATTCAAAAGGTTATCAAAAGAATGACATTCATTTATGATTCCAATAAGACACCCTATAAATATTATAATTATTACAGTTCCACTTACTTCATTCATCCCACCCCTAGCAAATAATTTTGTTACTGAAGGATCATTGAATTTCTGATTTACTCCCAATATTGTGCTTCTCATTATATCTACAGTTTTAAAATTTTGAAATATAAAGCTACTCAACACTCCCATTATTACTGATGAAAAAAGAACTATATTTGATGGTATTTTTTTTATTCCCAGAATTATAACTACAAGAGGAACTAGGAGAAGTATTGGAGTTACATTAAAAACTGTTTCCATCTCTGTTAAAAATCCATTTATATTATCCAAATTTATGTTTTCTACTGTTATGTTATTTCCAACTATTGTAAATCCTATTATAGCTATAATAAAAGCTGGTATTGTATCCATAAGCATATACTGTATATGTTCAAAAAGATCAGTTTTTCCAAGAGCAGCAGATATATTTGTTGTATCAGATAAAGGAGACATTTTATCTCCAAGAAAAGCTCCTGATACTATTGCCCCTGCTGTTATTTCAAGAGGGATTCCTACCTGTTTGGCTATTATGATAAATGATACACCAATAGTTCCAACAGAAGTAAAAGACGTTCCTGTTATAATTGCCACAACACCAGTCATTGCCATAACAATAGGAACAAAAAATCTAAAATCTATCACTTTAAATCCCCAATAAACCATAGATGGAATTATTCCTCCAATTATCCAGCTACTGACAATAAGTCCTACCAGAATAACTGTAAGGAGTGCTGGAAATACTCTTTTTACTCCGCTTCCCATTGCATCTTCAATATTTCTAAGAGTTTCTCCTCTCATAAATGCTATTGCTCCAGATACTACTACTCCTGCAAGTATGGGAGGAACTACCCCTGTTCTCCATTGAAGTATTGATATTTCTCCAAATACAATAATAAAAATTATTGGAAGAATATCCAAAATTAAACTGTTCTTAAATTTTTCTCTCATTTTTATCTCTCCTCTTTTTTGCATAAAAAAAGCCTTCTTACATAAAATTGTAAAAAGGCAAAATAACACAAAAAGACATTTCCTGAAAAGGAGATACTTTGATATATCATTAAATTAATTATTTTCCTATCCTACAATCCTACTATTCTACATAATCTTACTTTTTCGCTGCTTCTACTATTCTACTATATTACTTGTATATGATTATAAATAATTTAATCCGTTTTGTCAAGTCCTATCCTATACCACCATATATAAGTCCCAAAACTATTATTATTATTGTTCCTGGAATAAATATATATCTTCCAAACCATAATATTATGCTTCCAGTTTTAAAATTACTTCCTTTATTAATTTCAGCAATTACTTTATTTTTATCTATATAATAAAAATATATTCCTAAAGATATAACTGCTCCTAATGGAATAAGAATAACTGATACAAAATCAGCAAATTTACCAAAGTAATTCATATTTAAATCTAAAACTAATCCTATAATAAGAGCTATTATTCCTACTATCACAGCAGATTTTTTTCTTGAAAATCCAAATCTATCCATAACTGATTCTACAGGTACTTCCAACTGATTGATAGCAGATGAAAGAGCTGCAAATATAACACTTAGGAAAAATATTCCTCCAAGGAATGTTCCTCCAGGAATATGTGAAAATATTGCTGGTATAGTTATAAATAAAAGTGAAGGTCCTGCTCCAGCATCTAATCCAAAAGCAAAAGCTGCTGGTATTATTATGAATCCAGCCATAAGAGCTGCCATTGTATCAAGAAAACAAGTCTGTACTACACTTTCAAATATGTTTACATCATCACCAAGATAACTTCCATACACCAGAAGTGCTGATCCGCTAAGCCCCACTGTGAAAAATGCCTGCCCCAGTGCCATTATCCATGTCATTGGATCTTTAAGCATACTCCAATCAGGTTGAAGAAGAAAATGAACTCCAGTTATTGCATTTGGCAGAGTAAGTGATCTTACCATAAGCCCTAAAAATATTATAAACATCAAAGGCATTATTATTTTATTTATCTTTTCTATTCCTTTTACAACTCCTAATGATATAACTGCCACACTGAAAACTATCCCTATTATATGCCATGGTATAGATGCTGCCTGTCCTGCAAGCTGTTCAAAATATTCTCCATATTCAACATGATTTATAGCTCCAGTAAGATATGAAAAGAAATATCTTATTACCCATCCAAAAACTATAACATAGAATATAAATACTCCTGTTACTGATATTATAGGAATTATTGGCAGATATTTCTTAAAAGGTATCTTTGTATTTTTTATTATCTCAGGTAACCCAAATATTCCTTTTTTCATCATTCTTCCAAATGAAATCTCTCCTACAAGCCCAACTACTGCAAACAGTGCAATAAATATAAAATATGGTATAAGGAAAGCTGCTCCTCCATATTTTCCTAGTTTCCAAGAAAATAACCATATATTTCCAAGTCCAATAGCTGCTCCAACACATGAAAGCATAAATCCTATTTTACCTGTAAAACTCTCTCTTTTCTCACTCATAGTGTTCCCCCATTTAAACTAAATAGAAAAGAGGCAGGTCGAAAAATCCATCTGCCTCTTCAACTTCACCTCAACTAATATTTTTTCATCAGTTCTCTTACTGTTGAAACTACATCATCTTTAGATATTTCAAGAGTTTCTCCAGTTTTTCTGATTTTAAATTCTACAATTCCTTCTTCAGCTCTTTTTCCAGAAACAACTTTGAATGGGAATCCAATAAGATCAGCATCTTTGAATTTAAATCCAGGTCTTTCATCTCTGTCATCTATCATAGAATCTATTCCATCATTTAAAAGAGCTTCATATATCTCTTCAGCTACTTTTACCTGTGCTTCATTTTTCATGTTAGCTGGAATTACATCAACAATATAAGGAGCTAAAGCTGTAGGCCAGATAATTCCAAATTCATCATTATTTTGTTCTATTGCTGAAGCAAGAGTTCTTGATACTCCTATTCCATAACATCCCATCAACATTACTTTACTTTCTCCCTTATCATCAAGGAAAGTAGCATTCAGAGCTTTAGAATATTTATCTCCAAGTTTGAAGATATGTCCTACTTCTATTCCTCTTGCACTGTGAAGTTTTCCTCCACATCTTTCACAAGTTTCTCCCACCTTTACAGTTTTAATATCTGCTACTATGTCAGCTTTGTAATCTCTTCCATAATTTACATTTATGTAATGAGTGTCCATCTTGTTTCCACCAGCTGTATGGTTGTTTATTTCAGTTACAGCAGTATCTGCTATTACTTTTATATCTCCTAATTCTATTCCATATGGTCCAATAAATCCTTTTATCAATCCATGTTTTTCAAGTTCTTCATCTGTAAGAAGAGCAACTTCCACAGCATTTACTATATTTTTAAGTTTTGTTTCGTTTACTTCATAATCTCCTCTCATTAAAACCATATATACCTGATCATTTCCCATATCTCTATACATCATAGCTTTTACAGTTTTGCTGTAAGGAATATTAAGGAATTGTACAATATCATCTATTTTAGAAACATTTGGAGTATCTATTAATTCTGCATTTTTAAGTTCTTCCACTGGAGATGCTTCCACTCTGCTCACAGCAGTTTCCACATTTGCAGCATATGAGCAAGAATCACAATAGATGATTTCATCTTCTCCAGAGTCAGCTAATACATGAAATTCTTGAGATCCGCTTCCTCCAATTGCTCCTGAGTCTGCTTCTACTGGTCTAAATTTAAGTCCGCATCTTGAGAATATTCTTGAATAAGTATCTCTCATATTTAAGAATTCTTCATCTAAAGATTCAGCAGTTGCATGGAAAGAATAAGCATCTTTCATAACAAACTCTCTTCCTCTCATAAGTCCAAATCTTGGTCTTATCTCATCTCTGAATTTAGTTTGAATTTGATAAAGGCTCAATGGAAGAGCTTTATATGAAGAGATGTCATTTCTTATTAAGTCAGTAACAACTTCCTCATGAGTTGGTCCTAATACAAAATCTCTTTTATTTCTATCTTGAAGCTTCATCATTAGAGGCCCCATTACGTCCCATCTTCCACTTTCTTTCCATAATTCAGCTGGCTGAAGAACTGGCATCAATATTTCCTGGGAACCTGCTCTGTCCATTTCTTCTCTTACTATATTTTCTACTTTTTTCAAAGCTTTATACCCTAGTGGTAAGTATGTATAAACTCCACTTGTAAGTTTTTTTATCATGCTTGCTCTCAATAGAAGTTTATGACTTGCTGTTTCTGCTTCTTTTGGAGTTTCTTTAAGTGTTTTTATATAACTCTTGCTAAATCTCATTTTACCCTCCGAATTTTCTATAATTTACTCTATATTTTATCACATTTCAAATATTTTTTCCATACCCTAATTATTCAAGTGTTTTATTCTCTACTTTTTCTCGATATTAAAAAGTCGTATATAAATAAAATAAGGACAGCTCAAAAGCCATCCCTATCAATCTACCAAATATTTTTTAGATATAAATTATTTAGCTTTACAGCATTCTCCATGAGAATGATCTGTATAATGATGAACATATTCCTCTTTACCTCTACATATAAGTGTTCCTTGAATATATGCTTTTATTGTATCTTCAATATTTCCCTCAGCTCCAAGTATTATTTCTACTCCATTATTTTTTATAGCTTCAAATACTGTTGAAGCCATATGCCCAGTAATTACAACATTTACATCTTTATCTTTTAATAGTTTTGCTGCTGCCCCATGAGCCTTTTCCAATTTTTCTGTAATACCTTGTGCTTCCACTACACCATTTTCTATTACACAAATAAAAAATTTGTCACTGTGACCAAAATGTTTTTCAATATTTACTCCATCCTTTGTTGGAAATCCTACTACTTTTTTCATTTTTTCCTCCTTTGTACTCCTTTAGTTTATGATAATCATTATTTTTTATAAAACTTTCTTAATATTTTATCTTGTCTTTCTATTTTATCTTCCAGTTCTGCTTTGGTTTTTGCAATCATTTCATATACAAGATATTCAATAGGTAAAGATTCTATTATATCTATTACTCCTTTATTTTCAAAAGGATCATGATAATCTATAGAGTTAATGTGGATGTATATGTTATTCATAACATCTTCTATATTCAATTCTTTATCCTTATGTTCTTTTACTGCCTGCTTCACATACTCTCCTGATAAAGAATAATTGAGATGTATTCCAAAAATATAACTTTTGTACTCTCCAAGATTTTCTATATTCTGCTTTACATAAGCTACAGCTTCATCTGAATTTTTAATATCTCTATTATTGTTTA encodes:
- a CDS encoding NifB/NifX family molybdenum-iron cluster-binding protein; protein product: MKKVVGFPTKDGVNIEKHFGHSDKFFICVIENGVVEAQGITEKLEKAHGAAAKLLKDKDVNVVITGHMASTVFEAIKNNGVEIILGAEGNIEDTIKAYIQGTLICRGKEEYVHHYTDHSHGECCKAK
- a CDS encoding Na+/H+ antiporter NhaC family protein, which gives rise to MREKFKNSLILDILPIIFIIVFGEISILQWRTGVVPPILAGVVVSGAIAFMRGETLRNIEDAMGSGVKRVFPALLTVILVGLIVSSWIIGGIIPSMVYWGFKVIDFRFFVPIVMAMTGVVAIITGTSFTSVGTIGVSFIIIAKQVGIPLEITAGAIVSGAFLGDKMSPLSDTTNISAALGKTDLFEHIQYMLMDTIPAFIIAIIGFTIVGNNITVENINLDNINGFLTEMETVFNVTPILLLVPLVVIILGIKKIPSNIVLFSSVIMGVLSSFIFQNFKTVDIMRSTILGVNQKFNDPSVTKLFARGGMNEVSGTVIIIIFIGCLIGIINECHSFDNLLNKIQSGIKSSRQLTVAVFLVSLGVGFVTGAQLLAIILPISIFLPLFEKFNLKNKNITRIVEATGTVGITLVPWSVPGIFIAGTLGVDMIKVVPYLFFPIALLVVNLFFNVTEIGTSKLENENGEKRKIKKGSIVFNLFSK
- a CDS encoding sodium-dependent transporter, encoding MSEKRESFTGKIGFMLSCVGAAIGLGNIWLFSWKLGKYGGAAFLIPYFIFIALFAVVGLVGEISFGRMMKKGIFGLPEIIKNTKIPFKKYLPIIPIISVTGVFIFYVIVFGWVIRYFFSYLTGAINHVEYGEYFEQLAGQAASIPWHIIGIVFSVAVISLGVVKGIEKINKIIMPLMFIIFLGLMVRSLTLPNAITGVHFLLQPDWSMLKDPMTWIMALGQAFFTVGLSGSALLVYGSYLGDDVNIFESVVQTCFLDTMAALMAGFIIIPAAFAFGLDAGAGPSLLFITIPAIFSHIPGGTFLGGIFFLSVIFAALSSAINQLEVPVESVMDRFGFSRKKSAVIVGIIALIIGLVLDLNMNYFGKFADFVSVILIPLGAVISLGIYFYYIDKNKVIAEINKGSNFKTGSIILWFGRYIFIPGTIIIIVLGLIYGGIG
- a CDS encoding proline--tRNA ligase is translated as MRFSKSYIKTLKETPKEAETASHKLLLRASMIKKLTSGVYTYLPLGYKALKKVENIVREEMDRAGSQEILMPVLQPAELWKESGRWDVMGPLMMKLQDRNKRDFVLGPTHEEVVTDLIRNDISSYKALPLSLYQIQTKFRDEIRPRFGLMRGREFVMKDAYSFHATAESLDEEFLNMRDTYSRIFSRCGLKFRPVEADSGAIGGSGSQEFHVLADSGEDEIIYCDSCSYAANVETAVSRVEASPVEELKNAELIDTPNVSKIDDIVQFLNIPYSKTVKAMMYRDMGNDQVYMVLMRGDYEVNETKLKNIVNAVEVALLTDEELEKHGLIKGFIGPYGIELGDIKVIADTAVTEINNHTAGGNKMDTHYINVNYGRDYKADIVADIKTVKVGETCERCGGKLHSARGIEVGHIFKLGDKYSKALNATFLDDKGESKVMLMGCYGIGVSRTLASAIEQNNDEFGIIWPTALAPYIVDVIPANMKNEAQVKVAEEIYEALLNDGIDSMIDDRDERPGFKFKDADLIGFPFKVVSGKRAEEGIVEFKIRKTGETLEISKDDVVSTVRELMKKY